The following is a genomic window from Cygnus olor isolate bCygOlo1 chromosome 11, bCygOlo1.pri.v2, whole genome shotgun sequence.
GACTATATTAAGTATGCGGTACTCAGTACACCATTAAAAACACCCACTAAGCACAAAAGCAGACTGAAGATTTTATACATAGTATGTTTATAATAATACACATTTTAACCTTTAAGTCCTCTAATAGTTCTTGTGTACCTTAGCGCCAAGGCAGTAGACCACTTATAACCTCCAGTCCAGTTGCAATAGAGCATCTTTGGAAAGACTCGATTACCTAAACATTAGAAAACGTTCAAACCTTAATGCAACAGACAAAGATCATGTAATGAGTAAGAACATGACATGTGAAGCAAAAGCTTACTGTATTTCTCTAACAAGAGCCTAAAAGGGTTGACACTAATTGAAacaagcacttttaaaaaatgcctaTACTCCACAGTCCTCTGTTCCATCAATCTCTCTCTCACACCAGAGAAAATGCAAGATAATTGAACAAATAAACAGGAAACATTTAACTACTTGGGGGAAATCAGCGTGACATTTTTAATTGTCCTGCTGAGACATTTGAAATTGCTTCTATTAATGTTGTCCAAATTAGTCTGAATCATAGAAGtggtcaaaaataaaatagacctATTTCTCTCACATCAAGGTATACAATCAGTCCTAAAAAACAACATACACAATTAGGTGtcacttttaaaagtaaaaactaaaATGTAACCATAGAAAAATAGACCAATCAAGATACTGTAACTGCTATAAACAATCATTGTGTTGACCCtctataaaaatgttaagacattttagaaaacaaactttaCAAAATCTTCTTTACCCTGCCTTACCTAAACAATGAATGTGATCCCGCACTGTACAAGTGGCATTGTATCGCTGTCGTGGACAAGAAACTGTCATGCAGTTTGTAGAATTGGTACATACATAATCCGTTGTTGCAAGCTGCCAGCAAAACTGGCACGTCATGTTAATTGTAAAGTTCTCCTGCTCATGGTTATTCTGATCCTACAGAAGGACAATATTATCACTTCATTAATAATACAAAAACGTCAGCATTCAGTATCAAATGACATTTCATAGACGGACATTTTGGGCAAAATGGCAGTTACTCGCTCTTTACTACCTCCGTGTTCTATAGAAAATCAACATGAGAAAGCTGACAAAGAGGTATTCAGCAGAGTTTTAATATTATTGCTTCCTCTAATCTAACCGAAGCTGCTGACAAATAGCTTGTTCTCACTTGTTCTGTCTCATCCTTAAGATCAGTTTGTACCTTTAATTTAGCCTCCCCATTCTCAAAATGATTCAGTTTTCATTGGTCAGCAAGCTGATTTAACTCAGTCATGTGGCTGCGTGACAAAAAGATCCATTGCAAGAAACACAACCCAGAGAAGGGGAGATCTGCCTCTCCACCAACAGCCTGTAGTTGAATCAgattaaatgtatttcaaaactgtTAACCTGCCTACGTAAGAATCTGGcaacctctttaaaaaaaaataataattttttaaaaaagattaattttatgaCAACTTGCCACACTTCaattaaattactgaaaattgtgtttaaaagtAATAGGTTACTTACAACACAATGAACATGTGGCTTGACTTTGCAATCAAAAGTGGCTGGCTTCCCATATACACAAGAATAGTTTGTGTTACACGTCATACAGTCTGGTGGCAATCTACTGCAAAGTCCGTTACTAGGACATTTAGTCACATAAGATGGAATTTCTGTACTTTCTGAAaggtaaaatacattaataaaattaaaaaaaataaaaaagcatatagTCTCtctacatatacacacacatatatgcacTGGCAATGTGCACAAGGTTTTCCTTACTATACAGTGAACAGAATCCAAGTTATCCACAGAACACAGCAAAGCAACCTGCAAAGCTCTTGAGAAGCTCTGTGCAGGACAGCGCAGCAACACCATACAGTACAACACGAGAATGGTGCTTAACATGGGTTAACATGGAGTGCCTTTCAGCTAGTAATTCTCAGCAGAAGTAATCAGTTTTGGCATAGAAACAGGTCCACACATATAACCTCCCTTTGGTTCAGGACAAAGTTAACAGCTTTGTATGTGTTCATATGCACAATCACCTCTTGACAGACCTCATCTGTCTGAAACACTGTTACCTAGATGTGCTCTTCAATGATTTACAAAAACTGTAGTTACATTGGCTAAAGACCAGTAACAACTTCTTGCAGAATGCCTAAGTCTTTCAAGAACTTCTACCATCCAAAATGAGTGTAAAACACATGAACCACAATACCAGTGTAACTAACCATTTTTACCTGTAACATTTTATATGAACAATCTAATTATATCATCCAAATTAGTTGTTAATGTCATTTAGAAGTAATTCTTAATGTGTTAACACTACAATGTTTTTTAATCATGTGATAGCGTGCACAGGTTTCTCAGACAGAATCCAAGGACTTTAGTGCTGGACTCAAGACTCAGGAAGAACGCccacagaacaaagaaaaaaaaagaaatatcataACATTGTACCTATTGTCTTAAAATTGGGAGTATTTGTACTTGTTGAAGTAAGACTTTTTGCAAATGTAGATTGGGGCTGTAAATGCTTCGTGGTCATCAAAGAtcctgctaaaaaaaaaaaaaaaagaaaattatatttttagaataaaatccATCAGAAAGTTTGATTTCATCATACTGGTTCCATAATACAATGCAAAATATAACGacaatgaaaatacataaaaatatggTTTCTTATTTTACAAATCTCAGGACATTCACGTTAAGACGAGCACTGGAATTGATTCGTTCCTTTCAGACAAGTCACGTTTGTTTCAGTTCAGCCTCATCCCTCTGGAGGACTACACACATCGCCCAGCAAGCTTACTTCACGCTGACTTGGTGCCGAACAAAGCCTCCCGATGGCGCAGTGCGAGGGGCCGGCTGCCCACCACGGCTGTGGGGCCGCGGAGCTGTGCCCGGGGCCGCGCCCCTGCCGGCCGCGCCGTGCCGGGGAGAGCTTTCGCCCTCACACCTCGCCCCTCGCCTCGGCAGCTACCGCCGCCCTGCCCCAGGAGCCCCCGGTTCCCGGCGGGAGGTCACCGCACCCTCCCCGGCTCGGCCCCGGGCTGAGGGCAGCCGGGAGCACGGCCCCCACCGGCGGGCAGGGCCGCAGCCCGCAGCCTCCCACAGCGAGCCGTGCCCCCGCCCGgcctccccgcccggccccggggcgctgGGAGCAAGGCGGTGCCGGCGCCAGGCTCACCGCGGCCAGAGAGAACGTAGAGCTGCGACAAGAAGAGCGCGAGGCCGCCGAGCCGCCGCAGGGACCTCAGCGCCGCCAGCGCCGCCATCTTGTCTGCGCCGCCTCCCCGCacggcccggccctgcccgccgcgGGGCGGCGACGGGGCGAGGCCGAGGCCCGCGGCTGGGAGGGGCGAGGCAGGAGCGGCTGCGGTTGAGGGGGCAGCGCCTCGGGAGGGGGAGGCCGCTGCAGCACCGTCGGCACAGCCGCTGTGAGGGGAATTAGGTCGGAGGGGGGAGCGAGGCGCTGGAGGCGCGCCCTGGTACGAGACGGATAAAATGGCACAGCGAGGGGACATAGCGCTGCAGGCAGTCCCCGGCCTGACCTTGCGCTCACATTTGACTATGCCCTCAAAGTAGCAGCCTTCCCTCGGAGCCTGGGAAAGGGATCAAAAATCATCACAGGAAGAACCTGCTGACCAAAAATGGGCCCGCaggagcaaaaataaataaataaataacaaagattTGACTCAGTCAGTTACCAGATCCATCATCTCCCCCTCTCACAGAGCAGGgggagattttatttaaaaaaaataaaaataaatagcagctTCTTTTTTACTAACTCTTCTTTCAGAACTataatcttttcaaattttattcatCAAGATCCTCATGATGGTGGTTAGCACTTCAGACTACCTCTCACGGACATTgctctctttccccttcctttacCTACCTGTCCTTTTCTCTACATACGTCACCCTGCAGAGCACGGATTTATACTACTTCCTTTAATTTACAGCCTTCAGTGACATCTGCCACTGCTGCAGTTCACCTGAAAGCTGAGATAGctaccacaaaaataaatctgtgctaAGAAGTCTTGTATTTGAAAACCCTagaaattcactttttaaaaaaaaatgaaggttttaaTTCTGGAGTCTAAACACATCTTACTTCATGTATGGTAAACAAAACATGagatttcacacacaaaaatatattgttaaaaATAGTACCCCACATTATGAGTTGAACAGAAAGCTTTCCCAGCACttcttcctttgattttttttttaatttggtgaTAATCAGTTGGCAAAAATTGATTCACAAGACTAACACCATGCCAAAAATAGGCCCATTGAACATAAGTCTGCACAAGTGGCAGACAAAAGGGAACAGTAGATATGTATTTGTAGGACATTTGTGTATCAAACTaccttctgtttcatttcagtgataTGTGAATCATTAACTACAGTTGTATATTTTACATCACTGAGTAACACTGAGCAAGATCTCAGCCTTGTTGCTAAGAAAGGGCatatgaaagtgaaaaaaataatggttaaAACTCAGTTCTAAAAAAAGATTCAATTGCTTGCACCACTAACTTTAAGTCATTTATAAGCATAAACAATTAAGTCAGATAAATATAATCAATTTATATTCCATcatacttaaaatgaaaaacaatgaacATTACATCACCCATACCTTTTTAGCACTCAGTATCCCAAGCAAGCAAATCAATAAATTACATGGAAAGGTTTCCCAAAGGTGAATttagtgggttttttttgcttgtttttaaagagccaaacaaacagcaaacacaggcaaaaataaagcactttgCACACACAGATATAGTGGTTAATTCAACTTCATTCTTGGCAATCACATTTATAGCAGACAGCCCACCAGCTCATTCAGTGCCTTCTTTCACTGAGATTTTCAACAGAGATGCAGAGATTTTCAGCAGAGAAGCTATTTTCCTCCTACtccaaaaatacatatttgacATAATTTggagttagaaaaaaaaaatgaaacccacGGGTGAAGCTTTGGATTTCAGGCCACATCAGTTAGGCAACTGCTATGTGACTGAGGCAGttcagcagcagtagcagcagccaGTACATTTCCCTGCCTCCTGTTGCTTGAATTAGTGCAGCTCTGATTCATTTACACAGTCAAATCAACATATTTTAACAGAAgtgtaagacttttttttaagaaaaacctCTGCAACTACCACAGATTGGAGTCCCACAGGATTGTTAAGAATTACCAGTTGCATTTGTATTCTCATGCTATTCTTCAAGCACCAACATTGCtacatttccttgttttgtgcACCCATTAGCTGCAAATTCTTTCAGATGAGCATTACTGCtgcaaaggaggaaagcaaCACTATTTCACATGGGCAgctaatacatattttttttcctaacagcaaCATTAGAATTCTTCTTCTGCATTTGGAATATGTGAATTCTTaaatttctttagtttttcaATAGCAGAAGATACTGAAATTTCTCCATGAACCTTGTTGTCTCTTGTTCTCACATTGACAGCattatttgctttctccttttctccaacCACTGCAAGACACAtcaaaaacaatattaaactGACGACTTACTTTACAAAGTGAGTCTAGGCAAACTCTATACTCAACATTAAAACTTAAATGATATTCAGAAACATAAGATACTGAAGTTACCTAAGATAAAGTTATATTGAGCCAGCTGtgcatttctaattttcttgtttaacGTGCAGCTCTGATCTAGATCCACATCTGACATAAATCCTGCTTCAAAAAACTCACTGCAcacctaaaaaaataaaattactttaacaTTAGTGTATATTCTACAACGTGATCTTGTACATACTCTAATCCTTCCAATAAATCACATAAGTGCATAATTTTGCTGTTATGAACAGTTGTTTTAATGAAGTCAATTAagtttttttgaagaaaactgcaCACACCCTTAAGGGCGTGACAAGACCTCAAGGCTTAACAATTCCTTGTTAGAAGGAATACAATATAATATCCGTATCAAACATTTGCTAATCTCCTCAGACAGTTACACTGCTGACTGCCAAAAAATGCATACTCagtcacagaaagaagaaaaggagaaaggtgaaggaagaaaaccatTTATGCTtgcactaaaagaaaaaggggtaGTAGAGGCGAGTAGAAGACAACCCTGCTCAAATGTAATGTAGTCAAGAGTATAGACACTGGGAATATGTCTACCCCTACATTAAGCAGATAGTtctataatgaaatatttgttagtATGTAAGGCATGtagcacagaatattttttcccacaaCTAGTTATGAGTTATGTAATGGTAACAGAACCCAAAATATTTAGTTACATTTCCCTTTCTCAGGTTGAAGCAAGTTTTAGAAGGTACAGAAAAATTCACCCCCAAATGACTTCCAGATTATTAAAGCATTCATTCTTTGTTCTAGGACAGCTATTTGAGGAGGTATTAAAATTGCTTGCTACAAAAGGCTCTACTCTCACCTGCCGTGCATACTCCTCAGAAGTAGGTCCCACAGGCACAACCATGACCTGCCGTGGAGACAGCCAGAATGGCCTGGCaagcatgacaaaaaaaatatgaacgtctattttacattttcattcatatCCATAGAAATGTTCCccaatattattttctttatttcataaaaatacttattCAAGTTCAGGATGTTGTATAAAGTTACCTTCATAATTGCCAATTCatataaaatagcaaataaattgATTCCAGTAAAATGACATAGGCAGAACTTTGACCTTCTGTTCACTTTGTGATTTcacaattttaaacaaaattccgaattttcacataattttcacttttattttttatataacttGATAGTACTAGGTGGACAGTCTCTGTGTTTGAAAGTGAGAATTCACTCTTCCTTAGTCTCTGTGTTTGAAAGTGAGAATTCACTCTTCCTTAATCATTCGATCCATTAATGAAGAGAGAGCTTTAGAGCTAATTCAAGATGAAGTAGAACAActtactaatgaaaaaaattcttggCATATCTAGGCTAATTTATGTCTGTATAAGTAACTACTTTACATATGCCCATTTGTACATTTTCCCAGTACAACAGCATGATTTCTGAGGACAAAAGGAAcaagtaaaatgcaaaacaaacatgtGCAATTGCAATTGTTATCTCATAAAACTCAATTTCTAACCATGAGCTATTAATAGAACAATACACAATTCTGACCATAAAATTAGGCTTCTTTTCTTGTTATCTTACCTGATTTTGAGAAAACCCTAGGGAAATCATTCTGCATTATTATAATTTATGGGACATTAGGGAGGTTCTAAATTTTCTAGCTATGCTGTTAAACATTTCTTAGAACTGCATTTGCGCCACATACCATTTTCCTCCATAATTTTCTGCTAGAATAGCTATCATTCTCTCCACAGATCCCAGAATAGCTCTGTGAATAATCACTGGTCTTTTCTTATCGTCGCCATCTTTActgaaaaagaatacaaaaagtTCAAAAACACACTTCTCTTAGATCATACACACACAATCCTACTAATTCTTTTGATTCTACTAGTCGTGGAAAGAGAAAGCTAGTGATTTATAATAGGCAAAGTTTGccattttcattaataacaTACTTAAAGTGACCTAGGCTTCTAAAGGAATATACAATAATCACAGTGACTTAAAATAATCATGCGTGTAGCTACTGGCATGGGCACATGTTCCTAAGTTTTAAAAGGAGACACAATGACTAGGCTGAAAGTGAGTACTGAGCCACATGATCAGTTGTCTTGATAACTGGTAGACAAGACAGATCATCAAATTTTCCTAAAATCAATGGCATTTACAATTAAAGTGAGCTATAGTTACACCACTATACTGTGAAAAAATGTTCAAGTTCATGATTTAGGCCTCTCACAGATGTTTCCCCTCATAAACCACACAGGCTACTTAGATGCAGACAATTATGTGCACAATAGAGCattaatacatttcagtttatGGGAATTACagatcatttttttgttttttaagtttgaaGAGGAAGATAAGTAGCTTAACCACTCACCCAACGTAAGTAAGATTAAATCGAATGGGTAGTTGGAAGTCAAGTTGGATAGTAGCGCATTGATGGTATCTGCCAATAGcatctttaattttaatatcaATCTGTGAAACAAATTAACACAGTTACCTGATACAGTTTGTCTACATGTTGTCTGTATTCTTGTCCATCCCCCAGAGTTGTATTAAAATACTGATTCACTAACCTTAGGACCATAAAATGCTCCATCTCCTGGATTCAACGTCCACGGTGCTGCAAAGTTATTCAAGCTGTTTTGAAGTTGCTAATCATACAAATGGAAGATTTAttaacaaacaataaaacaaataacaCCACACTGCCTACATGTTTGGTAGTTTTCCAACACATATTTCTATTAAGGACAATATTCAGCATCTGATTTATACAATTTCACTGTTCAACATGAAAACTTAAATATCTACTTCTATCCagttttgcaaatattaatattaaaagatgttttgtttttgttttttaaaatattaattacctTTTCAGCATGATCCCAAATCTCTAAATCTCCTAGATATTTTTCTGGTCTTGTTGAAAGATGCAGTTGAAAGGTAAAGCCAAAGACAGCATAAACTGACTTCAAGAAATCAAGACAGCCCTTAATTTCCTCTTCAATCTTAAATGTAAGCAAATAAAGtagtttgaaattaaaatgcaggaaaaaacttttatttacatttatttacattaagaTATAATTGGATTTGCTGAATTCTTCATAATCAGAGTAAGAAGctactaaataaaaatgatcaCATATGAAAATTACATCCTACAAACCAAATCAAAGTAAGAGAAAACTGAGGTACTTCGGTTtgaaagcagggaaagaaaagtattatttttgttaggCTCAGGCTTCCAGAGACAAATTGCATGATCTGGGTGTTCACTGAGaactaaatatttattcaacAATTGCCATACTATGACAAGTAAAACACAAtcagcagctgttttgtttttggaagcAGGGGGGAAgatgagggaaggaaaagattttacATTTTGGGGTTGTATTTGCCCAATGCATatttctcaagggaaaaaatatgtatatgcattatatatataagaCTAAGAAGGAAGCATCTAAACCTAACACAAATATCAAATGCAGCATTATGTTACAAAACACAAATGATGCAACTGGAGTGAAAATACTTAGGGAATCTTTGGGGAATTTGGGAGATACTTCGgggatttttacttttttatgtCAGTCTCTGTTGGAGAGGTGGgataacttttttgtttgtttgttttgtttttacctgttCTATTGTGCAAAAGATGTGAGCATCATCTTGTTGGAAGCGCCTTACACGAGTCAAGCCACTTAAAGTCCCAGAGAGTTCATTTCGGTGAAGAACTCCGAAGTCTGCAAGTCTAAGAGGCATTTCCCTCCACGACCGTGGGCGATGGGCAAACATCAAGCTAGAAGGAACACAACGGAGCCttgcttttacatttcttaaagaaaacttaAGACAACTTAGAAACTAATGATCAATATACatagtatttgcatttttaagcatttattcATTCAGGTTATCCTCATCAAAAAAAGACAGGCAAATGGAGAAAGCAAGGTACTTTGAAAGTCTTGCTAAAGACcacctaggaaaaaaaaagtgagaataaAATCACAACTTGTTAATCTGTACCTGCTTTTGACACACCGTATCCCATGTCTCCCTCTAACCAACATAATTTGTATTTGCTACTGGTACAGACTAGTATTATCACACACAAACCTAGCTCATTTAGTATAGACTTACTCTAAGATTTTCCTACAAGAATTTTATTTGGTCTCCTTTGTGACACTGTCAGGGAGCTCTCTGGACTTACTAGTTGCTTAGTAATCTACTGCATACTCAGGTAACATGTATTGATACTCCATTTGATTTCCCCTCAGCCCCACAAGGGATAAATCCAGTAAAATAAGAAGGTTTTCAACTCAAAGTACTAACCAATGTCCTGGACAGTTCATCGGTTTAAGGGCAAAAGTTTCCTTCTCTATCTCAAAAGAGAACATATTTTCACTGTAGTGCTGCCAGTGCCCAGAAGCTTCCCAGAGTTTACTGTTGAAGATATTTGGAGATACAACTTCAGTAAAATTACGCCTACGATATTCCTcctataaaacaaataaaacatttaaaagatgaTACAGTTTTCTACAAGCAAAAGCCTcattgctttaatttattttattttttagctgttttcttaAGATGGCTG
Proteins encoded in this region:
- the LOC121075859 gene encoding threonine--tRNA ligase 1, cytoplasmic-like isoform X2, whose product is MAAAEAVVRRLWRQEQELRWLAAEVGRLKEKGAPLSAASCSPEVQRLRAENEKLRYRLLHLRRSLAAELARAAPAEPPAGGEKGSSESPSVELNQNKEEKENEVSGHRSDHEPSFIEDRLKLYEALKKEHDALLAYRAANQSKPIKIILTDGKTVEGESWKTTPYQLAVGISQGLASNAVIAKVNGELWDLDRPLEGNCTLELLMFDDEEAQAVYWHSSAHILGEAMEGYYGGCLCYGPPIENGFYYDMYIEDRGVSSTEFPALENCCKNIIKEKQAFERLEVKKEILLDMFKYNKFKCRILNEKVNTPTTTIYRCGPLIDLCRGPHVRHTGKIKALKIFKNSSTYWEGKADMETLQRIYGISFPDNKMMKEWEKFQEEARNRDHRKIGKDQELFFFHDLSPGSCFFLPRGAFLYNTLTDFIREEYRRRNFTEVVSPNIFNSKLWEASGHWQHYSENMFSFEIEKETFALKPMNCPGHCLMFAHRPRSWREMPLRLADFGVLHRNELSGTLSGLTRVRRFQQDDAHIFCTIEQIEEEIKGCLDFLKSVYAVFGFTFQLHLSTRPEKYLGDLEIWDHAEKQLQNSLNNFAAPWTLNPGDGAFYGPKIDIKIKDAIGRYHQCATIQLDFQLPIRFNLTYVGKDGDDKKRPVIIHRAILGSVERMIAILAENYGGKWPFWLSPRQVMVVPVGPTSEEYARQVCSEFFEAGFMSDVDLDQSCTLNKKIRNAQLAQYNFILAGSLMTTKHLQPQSTFAKSLTSTSTNTPNFKTIESTEIPSYVTKCPSNGLCSRLPPDCMTCNTNYSCVYGKPATFDCKVKPHVHCVDQNNHEQENFTINMTCQFCWQLATTDYVCTNSTNCMTVSCPRQRYNATCTVRDHIHCLGNRVFPKMLYCNWTGGYKWSTALALS
- the LOC121075859 gene encoding TM2 domain-containing protein 3-like isoform X4 → MAALAALRSLRRLGGLALFLSQLYVLSGRAGSLMTTKHLQPQSTFAKSLTSTSTNTPNFKTIESTEIPSYVTKCPSNGLCSRLPPDCMTCNTNYSCVYGKPATFDCKVKPHVHCVDQNNHEQENFTINMTCQFCWQLATTDYVCTNSTNCMTVSCPRQRYNATCTVRDHIHCLGNRVFPKMLYCNWTGGYKWSTALALSITLGGFGADRFYLGQWREGLGKLFSFGGLGIWTLIDVLLIGVGYVGPADGSLYI
- the LOC121075859 gene encoding TM2 domain-containing protein 3-like isoform X5 produces the protein MAALAALRSLRRLGGLALFLSQLYVLSGRGSLMTTKHLQPQSTFAKSLTSTSTNTPNFKTIESTEIPSYVTKCPSNGLCSRLPPDCMTCNTNYSCVYGKPATFDCKVKPHVHCVDQNNHEQENFTINMTCQFCWQLATTDYVCTNSTNCMTVSCPRQRYNATCTVRDHIHCLGNRVFPKMLYCNWTGGYKWSTALALSITLGGFGADRFYLGQWREGLGKLFSFGGLGIWTLIDVLLIGVGYVGPADGSLYI
- the LOC121075859 gene encoding threonine--tRNA ligase 1, cytoplasmic-like isoform X1: MAAAEAVVRRLWRQEQELRWLAAEVGRLKEKGAPLSAASCSPEVQRLRAENEKLRYRLLHLRRSLAAELARAAPAEPPAGGEKGSSESPSVELNQNKEEKENEVSGHRSDHEPSFIEDRLKLYEALKKEHDALLAYRAANQSKPIKIILTDGKTVEGESWKTTPYQLAVGISQGLASNAVIAKVNGELWDLDRPLEGNCTLELLMFDDEEAQAVYWHSSAHILGEAMEGYYGGCLCYGPPIENGFYYDMYIEDRGVSSTEFPALENCCKNIIKEKQAFERLEVKKEILLDMFKYNKFKCRILNEKVNTPTTTIYRCGPLIDLCRGPHVRHTGKIKALKIFKNSSTYWEGKADMETLQRIYGISFPDNKMMKEWEKFQEEARNRDHRKIGKDQELFFFHDLSPGSCFFLPRGAFLYNTLTDFIREEYRRRNFTEVVSPNIFNSKLWEASGHWQHYSENMFSFEIEKETFALKPMNCPGHCLMFAHRPRSWREMPLRLADFGVLHRNELSGTLSGLTRVRRFQQDDAHIFCTIEQIEEEIKGCLDFLKSVYAVFGFTFQLHLSTRPEKYLGDLEIWDHAEKQLQNSLNNFAAPWTLNPGDGAFYGPKIDIKIKDAIGRYHQCATIQLDFQLPIRFNLTYVGKDGDDKKRPVIIHRAILGSVERMIAILAENYGGKWPFWLSPRQVMVVPVGPTSEEYARQVCSEFFEAGFMSDVDLDQSCTLNKKIRNAQLAQYNFILAGSLMTTKHLQPQSTFAKSLTSTSTNTPNFKTIESTEIPSYVTKCPSNGLCSRLPPDCMTCNTNYSCVYGKPATFDCKVKPHVHCVDQNNHEQENFTINMTCQFCWQLATTDYVCTNSTNCMTVSCPRQRYNATCTVRDHIHCLGNRVFPKMLYCNWTGGYKWSTALALSITLGGFGADRFYLGQWREGLGKLFSFGGLGIWTLIDVLLIGVGYVGPADGSLYI